Proteins encoded within one genomic window of Vulgatibacter sp.:
- a CDS encoding KH domain-containing protein — MRDLIEYAARCLVDEPEAVEVEERPGASTVYELSVAPGDLGKVIGRQGRTAKALRTLLAARAEVEGKRATLEILD; from the coding sequence GTGCGCGACCTGATCGAATACGCCGCCAGGTGCCTGGTGGACGAGCCCGAGGCCGTCGAGGTCGAGGAGCGTCCCGGCGCCAGCACGGTGTACGAGCTCTCGGTTGCCCCCGGGGATCTCGGCAAGGTGATCGGCAGGCAGGGACGCACCGCCAAGGCGCTGCGGACCCTGCTGGCCGCACGGGCCGAGGTCGAGGGCAAGCGGGCCACCCTGGAAATCCTGGACTGA
- the rplS gene encoding 50S ribosomal protein L19, which translates to MRNPVIASIEAKQYRSDLPHFTTGDTIRVHSKIKEGDKERVQVFEGTVLKKRNAGLRSTFAVRKVSYGVGVERIFPMHSPKIEKIEVVSGGAVRRARIYYIRALQGKKARLKEEAVRTAETKTIQGA; encoded by the coding sequence ATGCGCAACCCCGTGATCGCCTCCATCGAGGCCAAGCAGTACCGGTCGGACCTCCCCCACTTCACCACCGGTGACACGATCCGCGTGCACTCCAAGATCAAGGAGGGCGACAAGGAGCGCGTGCAGGTGTTCGAGGGGACGGTGCTCAAGAAGCGCAACGCCGGCCTCCGCTCGACCTTCGCCGTCCGCAAGGTCTCCTACGGCGTCGGTGTGGAGCGCATCTTCCCGATGCACAGCCCCAAGATCGAGAAGATCGAGGTGGTGAGCGGTGGTGCCGTGCGCCGCGCCCGCATCTACTACATCCGTGCGCTGCAGGGTAAGAAGGCCCGCCTCAAGGAAGAGGCCGTCCGCACCGCCGAGACGAAGACCATCCAGGGCGCGTAA
- a CDS encoding ferritin family protein, giving the protein MPTDLELVRQVLARELDTISQYEQAAREAEMELVRAFFRHLADEEKEHVAEAMQLLQQLDAKQRAHFSTVDVRHEHFLGISAKPAPASGAGNQTAAPPVLRHTFTVGSLKSRKDAP; this is encoded by the coding sequence ATGCCCACCGATCTGGAGCTCGTACGGCAGGTTCTCGCCCGCGAGCTGGACACGATCAGCCAGTACGAGCAGGCGGCGCGGGAAGCCGAGATGGAGCTCGTCCGCGCCTTCTTCCGCCATCTGGCCGACGAAGAGAAGGAGCACGTCGCCGAGGCGATGCAGCTGCTCCAGCAGCTCGACGCCAAGCAGCGGGCCCACTTCTCCACGGTGGACGTGCGACACGAGCACTTCCTGGGCATCTCCGCGAAACCCGCGCCAGCGTCCGGGGCCGGGAACCAGACCGCCGCTCCCCCCGTGTTGCGGCACACCTTCACCGTCGGCAGCCTGAAGAGCAGAAAGGACGCGCCATGA
- a CDS encoding PAS domain S-box protein gives MSDRQRLERELATAQARFDALCEATGQLAFRADRHGRNIASSPAWVAYTGRPAEVAADEGWLDLVHPDDRPGARTTLDHLLEHPRIVQTECRFRGARGAYRRFAVRIVPVRDGDGAVVEFVGAAVDIEEQHRKELERHELSRALERKRDKLEAILEALPVGVVLTEVPSGRVLQTNRAFDTLGENAAPAPLELAARPWGSTGPGPIARAIREGEPVEGVEARQIRDDGTERWLRMSAVPLRDGSGAVVAGLGTTIDITDRKRMEEALRDSERRLRFCLESIPQQVWIAAADGSLEYYSPRWYEYTGLEPGQADGWGWSMVVHPDDRSTCFAAWKRAVRTGAAYEVEVRLRAADGSYRWFLGRALPQRDEDGRILRWFGSNTDMHEHKQIREALEASEARFRRIFELDLLGMCTWRMDGQILDANREYLRTFGYDEADLRAGRINWYALTPPDQAQLGADTADELQRSGVIRPTEKVCLRKDGSRVPVILTAALDAVGGETGTAFLFDASDRKQLEEFQHQLIGVVSHDLRSPLAAMLTTAGVLLRSASLSPSERRGLERIHGTAERMRRITRDLLDYTQARVGRGLSLTASDADIGAICRAAAAEAQLLAPDRTVICSGEGAGELRCDPGRIEQALSNLLANAVKYGEGRIALRWSSSEDEFAIEVENEGRPIDGALLPQLFLPFRQGPRPDAPVTQSLGLGLFIVREIARAHGGDASIRPLPHGTLVRLTLARRLGNACDQRPEASSSARW, from the coding sequence GTGAGCGATCGGCAGCGCCTGGAGCGGGAGCTGGCGACGGCGCAGGCGCGTTTCGACGCGCTCTGCGAAGCGACCGGGCAGCTGGCTTTCCGTGCCGATCGACACGGTCGCAACATCGCCAGCTCGCCGGCGTGGGTCGCCTATACCGGAAGGCCCGCGGAGGTGGCTGCCGACGAGGGCTGGCTGGATCTCGTCCACCCCGACGATCGCCCCGGCGCGCGCACGACGCTCGACCACCTGCTCGAGCACCCGCGCATCGTCCAGACCGAGTGCCGCTTCCGTGGGGCCCGCGGCGCCTATCGGCGCTTCGCCGTGCGCATCGTGCCGGTTCGCGATGGAGACGGCGCCGTGGTGGAGTTCGTCGGCGCCGCGGTCGACATCGAGGAACAGCACCGCAAGGAGCTCGAGCGGCACGAGCTGAGCCGCGCCCTCGAGCGCAAGCGGGACAAGCTCGAGGCGATCCTCGAGGCGCTGCCGGTGGGCGTGGTGCTCACCGAGGTGCCGAGCGGCCGCGTCCTCCAGACCAACCGCGCCTTCGACACGCTCGGCGAGAACGCGGCGCCGGCTCCGCTGGAGCTCGCCGCCCGCCCGTGGGGCTCGACCGGCCCGGGCCCGATCGCACGCGCGATCCGCGAGGGCGAGCCGGTCGAAGGGGTGGAGGCGCGGCAGATCCGCGACGACGGCACGGAGCGGTGGTTGCGGATGAGCGCGGTGCCGCTGCGCGACGGCTCGGGCGCCGTGGTCGCCGGCCTCGGCACCACGATCGACATCACCGATCGCAAGCGGATGGAGGAGGCGCTGCGCGACAGCGAGCGACGCCTGCGCTTCTGCCTCGAGAGCATCCCGCAGCAGGTCTGGATTGCAGCGGCGGACGGGTCCCTCGAGTACTACAGCCCGCGCTGGTACGAATACACGGGCCTGGAGCCCGGGCAGGCGGACGGCTGGGGTTGGTCGATGGTCGTCCATCCGGACGATCGGTCCACCTGCTTCGCCGCCTGGAAGCGCGCAGTGAGGACCGGTGCCGCCTACGAGGTGGAGGTCCGGCTCCGCGCCGCGGACGGAAGCTACCGCTGGTTTCTCGGCAGGGCGCTGCCGCAGCGCGACGAGGACGGCAGGATCCTGCGCTGGTTCGGCAGCAACACCGACATGCACGAGCACAAGCAGATCCGCGAGGCCCTCGAGGCGAGCGAGGCCCGCTTCCGCCGGATCTTCGAGCTCGACCTCCTCGGTATGTGCACGTGGCGGATGGACGGGCAGATCCTCGACGCGAACCGCGAGTACCTCCGCACCTTCGGTTACGACGAAGCCGACCTCCGCGCCGGGCGGATCAACTGGTACGCGTTGACCCCGCCGGATCAGGCGCAATTGGGCGCCGACACCGCCGACGAGCTGCAACGGAGCGGCGTCATCCGTCCCACCGAGAAGGTCTGCCTGCGCAAGGACGGCAGCCGGGTCCCGGTGATCCTCACCGCCGCCCTGGACGCGGTGGGTGGCGAGACGGGCACCGCCTTCCTCTTCGACGCCTCGGACCGCAAGCAGCTCGAGGAGTTCCAGCACCAGCTCATCGGCGTGGTGAGCCACGACCTCCGCAGCCCCCTGGCCGCGATGCTCACCACCGCCGGGGTGCTGCTGCGGAGCGCGAGCCTCTCGCCCAGCGAGCGCCGCGGCCTCGAGCGGATCCACGGCACCGCCGAGCGGATGCGCCGGATCACGCGCGATCTGCTCGACTACACCCAGGCCCGGGTCGGCAGGGGCCTCTCGCTCACCGCGAGCGATGCGGACATCGGCGCGATCTGCAGGGCGGCGGCGGCGGAGGCGCAGCTCCTCGCGCCGGATCGGACGGTGATCTGCAGCGGCGAGGGAGCCGGCGAGCTCCGCTGCGATCCGGGCCGGATCGAGCAGGCCCTCTCGAACCTCCTCGCCAACGCGGTCAAATATGGCGAGGGACGGATCGCGCTGCGCTGGAGCAGCAGCGAGGACGAGTTCGCCATCGAGGTGGAGAACGAGGGCAGGCCCATCGACGGGGCCCTGCTGCCCCAGCTCTTCCTGCCCTTCCGCCAGGGGCCGCGTCCCGACGCACCCGTGACCCAGAGCCTCGGCCTGGGCCTCTTCATCGTCCGCGAGATCGCCAGGGCCCACGGCGGCGACGCGTCGATCCGGCCGCTGCCCCACGGCACCCTGGTGCGGCTCACCCTCGCCCGGCGCCTCGGCAACGCATGCGATCAGCGCCCGGAGGCGAGCTCCAGCGCGCGCTGGTAG
- a CDS encoding Kelch repeat-containing protein, translating into MHKAFLIAALLVAAAGCGSSAGNGGAGGSGGVGGTAGVGGAGGSGGMGGAGGSGGSIGETFTDVDWQTQATLFPLELDHHVTFAARTESGLRLYVLGGVTDRTTFHGDGYMATIAADGSLGTWEETTALPEGIGGHSVLLAGDKVIVLGGRGSDIQNRADVRIGTLQDDGHIAGWDAGPSLPDARFHQAAVLHDGFVYVLGGLMPAAATDAIVRASIDEAGQIGDWESAGAMPGPRSHHAALVRNGWLYVFGGLSGNPMNGSDTTHGDVWRAALGQDGSLGTWETLAALPVPVSSMSAFEAGGAVFVVGGVQTSRYTGAVSRATFAPDGTLADWESVSELPVARAHVHQLPVVDGRVYGVGGSTSTGSIADVVIGALR; encoded by the coding sequence ATGCACAAGGCTTTTCTGATCGCCGCGTTGCTCGTTGCAGCGGCGGGTTGCGGCTCTTCGGCCGGTAATGGCGGCGCCGGTGGCAGCGGCGGTGTCGGCGGAACCGCCGGCGTCGGCGGCGCTGGTGGCAGCGGTGGCATGGGCGGCGCCGGCGGCAGCGGTGGATCCATCGGGGAGACCTTCACCGACGTCGATTGGCAGACCCAGGCGACGCTCTTCCCGCTGGAGCTCGACCACCACGTGACCTTCGCCGCCAGGACCGAGAGCGGCCTGCGCCTCTACGTGCTGGGCGGCGTGACCGACCGGACGACCTTCCACGGCGACGGCTACATGGCGACCATCGCCGCCGACGGCAGCCTCGGCACCTGGGAGGAGACCACCGCGCTGCCCGAGGGGATCGGCGGCCATTCGGTCCTCCTCGCCGGCGACAAGGTGATCGTCCTCGGCGGCCGCGGCTCGGACATCCAGAACCGCGCCGACGTCCGCATCGGCACGCTGCAGGACGACGGCCACATCGCCGGCTGGGACGCGGGCCCGTCGCTGCCCGACGCGCGTTTCCACCAGGCCGCGGTGCTCCACGACGGCTTCGTCTACGTGCTCGGCGGCCTCATGCCCGCCGCCGCCACCGACGCCATCGTCCGCGCGTCGATCGACGAGGCCGGGCAGATCGGTGATTGGGAGAGCGCCGGCGCGATGCCCGGCCCCCGCAGCCACCACGCGGCGCTGGTCCGGAACGGCTGGCTCTACGTCTTCGGCGGCCTGAGCGGCAACCCGATGAACGGCAGCGACACCACCCACGGCGACGTGTGGCGGGCGGCGCTGGGGCAGGACGGATCGCTCGGCACGTGGGAGACCCTGGCCGCGCTGCCGGTGCCGGTGAGCTCGATGAGCGCCTTCGAGGCGGGCGGCGCCGTCTTCGTCGTCGGCGGCGTCCAGACCTCGCGCTACACCGGCGCGGTGAGTCGGGCGACCTTCGCGCCGGACGGCACCCTCGCCGACTGGGAATCGGTGAGCGAGCTGCCGGTGGCCCGCGCCCACGTGCACCAGCTCCCCGTCGTCGACGGCAGGGTCTACGGCGTGGGCGGCTCCACCAGCACCGGCAGCATCGCCGACGTGGTGATCGGCGCGCTCCGCTAG
- a CDS encoding sigma-54-dependent transcriptional regulator, producing MSATILVVDDETNLRKVLAATLKREGYDVVQAQDGAEGVSLFDKGGIDVVVSDLVMPKLGGFEVLRHVQEKAPDVPVILITAHGTVDSAVSAIKTGAFDYVTKPFEQAELKQVIAKAVRTRDLGRSNLAGTLDGERRIIGQSPAIQEIYRIVEKVADTPSTVLITGESGTGKELVAQALHQGSSRRTKPLIKINCAAIPKDLMESELFGYERGAFTGAVTSKPGRFELADGGTLFLDEIGEIPIEMQVKLLRALQESEFERVGGVKTLKVDVRLVAATNRDLSREIQAGRFREDLFYRLNVVPISLPPLRDRRSDIPLLVEFFREKYNRKLNKRIERVEPAAMELLQAWNFPGNIRELENLLERAVLFADGSTVRAEDLPENLRRAAAPAAPPQAPGLQPPVPVTTPGPAAALPVLAEASMKDIVRGAAAALERDLIVRALEETGGNVTQAARKLKISRKSLQNKMKEFGLRLPEER from the coding sequence ATGAGCGCGACGATCCTGGTCGTCGACGACGAGACGAACCTTCGCAAAGTCCTCGCCGCCACCCTCAAGCGCGAGGGCTACGACGTGGTGCAGGCGCAGGACGGAGCGGAAGGCGTCTCCCTCTTCGACAAGGGCGGCATCGACGTCGTCGTCTCCGATCTCGTGATGCCGAAGCTCGGCGGCTTCGAGGTCCTGCGCCACGTGCAGGAGAAGGCCCCCGACGTGCCGGTGATCCTGATCACCGCGCACGGCACCGTCGACTCGGCGGTGAGCGCGATCAAGACCGGCGCCTTCGACTACGTCACCAAGCCCTTCGAGCAGGCGGAGCTCAAGCAGGTCATCGCCAAGGCGGTGCGCACCCGGGATCTGGGGCGCAGCAACCTCGCCGGCACCCTCGACGGCGAGCGGCGGATCATCGGCCAGTCCCCGGCGATCCAGGAGATCTACCGGATCGTCGAGAAGGTGGCCGATACGCCCTCCACCGTGCTGATCACCGGCGAGAGCGGCACCGGCAAGGAGCTCGTGGCGCAAGCGCTCCACCAGGGCTCCTCGCGGCGGACGAAGCCCCTGATCAAGATCAACTGCGCCGCGATCCCCAAGGATCTGATGGAGTCGGAGCTCTTCGGCTACGAGCGCGGCGCCTTCACCGGTGCGGTCACTTCCAAGCCCGGGCGCTTCGAGCTCGCCGACGGCGGCACCCTCTTCCTCGACGAGATCGGCGAGATCCCGATCGAGATGCAGGTGAAGCTCCTCCGCGCGCTGCAGGAGAGCGAGTTCGAGCGCGTGGGCGGCGTGAAGACGCTCAAGGTCGACGTGCGCCTCGTCGCCGCCACCAACCGGGATCTCTCCAGGGAGATCCAGGCGGGCCGCTTTCGCGAGGATCTCTTCTACCGGCTCAACGTCGTGCCCATCTCGCTCCCGCCGCTGCGCGACCGGCGCAGCGACATCCCCCTGCTCGTCGAGTTCTTCCGGGAGAAATACAACCGCAAGCTCAACAAGCGGATCGAGCGGGTCGAGCCTGCGGCGATGGAGCTGCTGCAGGCCTGGAACTTCCCGGGCAACATCCGCGAGCTCGAGAACCTCCTCGAGCGCGCGGTCCTCTTCGCCGACGGCTCGACGGTCCGGGCGGAGGATCTCCCCGAGAACCTGCGCCGGGCCGCAGCGCCGGCGGCGCCGCCGCAGGCCCCTGGGCTGCAGCCACCGGTTCCGGTGACGACCCCGGGCCCCGCTGCGGCCCTGCCGGTGCTGGCGGAAGCCTCGATGAAGGACATCGTCCGCGGGGCGGCGGCTGCCCTCGAGCGGGACCTGATCGTCCGCGCCCTCGAGGAGACCGGCGGCAACGTGACGCAGGCAGCGCGGAAGCTGAAGATTTCGCGCAAATCGCTGCAGAACAAGATGAAGGAATTCGGCCTGCGCCTCCCCGAGGAGAGGTAG
- the rimM gene encoding ribosome maturation factor RimM (Essential for efficient processing of 16S rRNA): MIRIGRIARPHGIRGMVAVTLDDPESESLLGIRYVHLRATDAAPRRIVVVRSAPGRKGQSLLQLEGLTTPEAAEALRDQEVLLEEEQLPKLQPGEYWERDLLRLTAVDEAGQELGPIAEVVDTADVPVLVVRGKAGELFVPFVDPYVLSVDTAAGKVVVAPPEMAE, from the coding sequence GTGATTCGCATCGGGCGCATCGCCCGTCCCCATGGAATCCGGGGGATGGTGGCAGTCACCCTCGACGATCCCGAGAGCGAATCGCTCCTCGGCATCCGGTACGTGCACCTGCGTGCGACCGATGCAGCCCCGCGGCGCATCGTCGTCGTCCGCAGCGCACCGGGGCGCAAGGGGCAGTCGCTCCTCCAGCTCGAGGGACTCACCACGCCCGAGGCGGCAGAAGCGCTGCGCGATCAGGAGGTGCTCCTCGAGGAGGAGCAGCTCCCGAAGCTCCAGCCCGGCGAATATTGGGAGCGCGACCTGCTTCGACTCACCGCGGTGGACGAGGCGGGGCAGGAGCTCGGACCGATCGCCGAGGTGGTGGATACCGCCGACGTGCCGGTGCTGGTGGTGCGGGGGAAGGCGGGGGAGCTCTTCGTCCCCTTCGTCGATCCCTACGTCCTCTCGGTCGACACGGCAGCCGGCAAGGTGGTGGTTGCGCCGCCCGAAATGGCGGAGTAG
- the rsmI gene encoding 16S rRNA (cytidine(1402)-2'-O)-methyltransferase has translation MTTTAGTLYLVGTPIGNLGDISQRAVEVLRSVDVVACEDTRRTRILLDRYGIATRTTSLPAFDEARRAGGLIERLAGGASIALVTDAGMPGVSDPGAEVVRLAVEAGVTVVPVPGPSAPLAALAASGLPTERFTFFGFLPRKGGARRDAMAELAVAPGTLLLFESPRRLHDTLLDLREALGDRRACVARELTKLHEEFVRGRLSELATHFAGEVLGEITLVIEGRTGPAPAEAAADPDELLRARLAAGVSVRDAAREVAEATGLPKKPLYQRALELASGR, from the coding sequence ATGACGACGACAGCCGGCACCCTCTACCTCGTGGGCACGCCCATCGGGAACCTCGGCGACATCAGCCAGCGCGCCGTGGAGGTGCTGCGGTCGGTGGACGTCGTCGCTTGCGAGGACACCCGGCGCACCCGCATCCTCCTCGACCGCTACGGCATCGCCACCAGGACCACCTCGCTCCCCGCCTTCGACGAGGCGCGCAGGGCAGGGGGACTGATCGAGCGCCTCGCCGGCGGTGCGAGCATCGCGCTCGTCACCGACGCGGGAATGCCCGGCGTGAGCGATCCGGGCGCGGAGGTGGTGCGCCTCGCAGTGGAGGCCGGGGTCACGGTGGTGCCGGTTCCCGGTCCGTCGGCGCCGCTGGCAGCGTTGGCGGCGAGCGGCCTGCCCACCGAGCGCTTCACCTTCTTCGGCTTCCTGCCGCGGAAGGGCGGCGCCCGCAGGGATGCGATGGCGGAGCTCGCCGTTGCCCCGGGCACGCTGCTCCTCTTCGAATCGCCGCGGCGGCTGCACGATACGCTGCTCGATCTGCGCGAGGCGCTCGGCGACAGGCGGGCCTGCGTCGCCAGGGAGCTCACCAAGCTCCACGAGGAATTCGTGCGCGGCCGGCTCTCCGAGCTGGCGACGCATTTCGCCGGCGAGGTCCTCGGCGAGATCACCCTGGTGATCGAGGGCCGGACGGGGCCTGCCCCGGCGGAAGCGGCGGCCGATCCCGACGAGCTGCTCCGCGCCCGCCTCGCAGCGGGGGTCTCGGTGCGGGACGCAGCCCGCGAGGTGGCGGAGGCGACGGGCCTGCCGAAGAAGCCGCTCTACCAGCGCGCGCTGGAGCTCGCCTCCGGGCGCTGA
- the rpsP gene encoding 30S ribosomal protein S16 — protein sequence MAVHLRLSRAGAKKAPYYHIVAADSRSPRDGAFLDQVGTYNPGSEAVSFDTDKLSKWLKNGAVPTVTVRNLLKKHKPETASTEA from the coding sequence ATGGCAGTCCACCTGCGCCTCAGCCGCGCCGGCGCGAAGAAGGCGCCCTACTACCACATCGTCGCTGCCGACTCGCGGAGCCCCCGCGACGGCGCCTTCCTCGACCAGGTCGGCACCTACAACCCGGGCAGCGAGGCGGTCTCCTTCGACACCGACAAGCTCTCGAAGTGGCTGAAGAACGGCGCGGTCCCCACCGTCACCGTCCGCAACCTGCTCAAGAAGCACAAGCCGGAAACCGCCTCCACCGAGGCCTGA
- the trmD gene encoding tRNA (guanosine(37)-N1)-methyltransferase TrmD, with the protein MEFEILTLFPRLVAGPLEESILGKAVERGHISVRVRDIRDHAIGKHRVTDDTPYGGGAGMVMKPEPLVSAIEAAREAMGGPSRVVLMDPQGRRFTQAVARELHRAERLVLVCGRYEGYDERIRAFVDDEISIGDFVLTGGELAALSVVDATARLVPGVLGNEESAGFESFEEGLLEYPQYTRPPEFRGMTVPEILLSGDHAKIARWRRQQALLRTKERRPDLFAQLELGEKDRKLLENA; encoded by the coding sequence GTGGAATTCGAGATCCTCACGCTCTTCCCCCGGCTCGTCGCGGGACCGCTCGAAGAGAGCATCCTCGGCAAGGCGGTGGAGCGCGGCCACATCTCGGTCCGGGTCCGCGACATCCGGGACCACGCCATCGGCAAGCACCGGGTCACCGACGACACGCCCTATGGCGGCGGCGCCGGGATGGTGATGAAGCCGGAGCCCCTCGTCTCCGCGATCGAGGCGGCGCGGGAGGCGATGGGTGGTCCGAGCCGGGTGGTCCTCATGGATCCCCAGGGGCGGCGCTTCACCCAGGCGGTGGCGCGCGAGCTCCACCGGGCAGAGCGGCTGGTGCTGGTCTGCGGCAGGTACGAAGGATACGACGAGCGCATCCGCGCCTTCGTCGACGACGAGATCTCCATCGGGGATTTCGTGCTCACGGGTGGGGAGCTCGCCGCGCTCAGCGTGGTGGACGCCACCGCCCGGCTCGTTCCCGGCGTGCTGGGCAACGAGGAATCGGCTGGTTTCGAGAGCTTCGAAGAGGGGCTGCTCGAGTACCCGCAGTATACGAGGCCCCCGGAGTTCCGGGGGATGACGGTGCCGGAGATCCTGCTCTCGGGCGACCACGCGAAGATCGCGCGGTGGCGCAGGCAGCAGGCCCTCCTCCGGACGAAGGAGCGGCGACCCGATCTCTTCGCCCAGCTGGAGCTGGGCGAGAAGGACAGGAAGCTGCTCGAGAACGCGTGA
- a CDS encoding YraN family protein, translated as MSRPPARPSERRARGDEAEARAAAFLEAEGFVILDRNHHCRRGEVDLVAEKGEILAFVEVRSRRDDAFGAPAETVTLRKRRRVIAAAIDWATRAGLLDARAIRFDVIAVIDRGEGEVSIDWIPAAFDATGAPC; from the coding sequence GTGAGCCGCCCGCCTGCACGACCCTCCGAGCGGCGCGCGCGCGGGGACGAGGCGGAGGCGCGGGCCGCCGCCTTCCTCGAGGCGGAGGGCTTCGTCATCCTCGACCGGAACCACCACTGCCGCAGGGGCGAAGTCGATCTCGTGGCTGAAAAGGGCGAGATCCTCGCCTTCGTGGAGGTGCGGAGCAGGCGGGACGACGCCTTCGGCGCGCCGGCGGAGACGGTCACCCTGCGCAAGCGCAGACGGGTGATCGCCGCGGCGATCGACTGGGCCACGCGCGCGGGGCTCCTCGACGCGAGGGCGATCCGCTTCGACGTGATCGCGGTAATCGATCGCGGGGAGGGCGAGGTCTCGATCGATTGGATTCCGGCGGCCTTCGACGCCACCGGGGCGCCGTGTTAG
- a CDS encoding family 1 encapsulin nanocompartment shell protein encodes MSDFLGHHENPLRPEEWQRLNETVIQVARRTLIGRRFIDLYGPLGPGVQTVPHDQFVGVDKGAVDLVGEVETTNVFADRRTFKTVPLVYKDFLLHWRDIEAARTHNMPLDVSAAAGAAAFCAMREDELIFYGEEKLGYEGLMTAEGRTRMPLYDWSEPGNGFRNVVEATERLNANGHFGPYAMVCSPRLYAMLHRIFEKTGVLEIQTIRELLVDGIYQSNRLRGDIAVVISTGRENLDLAVAMDMAVAYLGAERMNHPFRVIESVLLRIKHPDAICTIGDAR; translated from the coding sequence ATGAGCGATTTTCTCGGCCACCACGAGAACCCCCTCCGCCCCGAGGAGTGGCAGCGCCTCAACGAGACCGTGATCCAGGTCGCCCGGCGCACCCTGATCGGCCGCCGCTTCATCGATCTCTACGGCCCGCTGGGCCCCGGCGTGCAGACCGTCCCCCACGACCAGTTCGTCGGCGTCGACAAGGGGGCGGTCGATCTCGTGGGCGAGGTGGAGACCACCAACGTCTTCGCCGACCGCCGCACCTTCAAGACCGTGCCCCTGGTCTACAAGGACTTCCTCCTCCACTGGCGGGACATCGAGGCGGCGCGGACCCACAACATGCCCCTCGACGTCTCCGCCGCCGCAGGCGCCGCGGCCTTCTGCGCCATGCGGGAGGACGAGCTCATCTTCTACGGCGAGGAGAAGCTCGGTTACGAAGGGCTGATGACCGCCGAGGGCCGGACCCGGATGCCGCTCTACGATTGGAGCGAGCCGGGCAACGGTTTCCGCAACGTGGTGGAGGCCACCGAGCGCCTCAACGCCAACGGCCACTTCGGCCCGTACGCCATGGTCTGCTCGCCGCGCCTCTACGCGATGCTCCACCGGATCTTCGAGAAGACCGGCGTCCTCGAGATCCAGACGATCCGCGAGCTCCTCGTCGACGGCATCTACCAGTCGAACCGCCTCCGCGGCGACATCGCGGTGGTGATCTCCACCGGCCGCGAGAACCTCGACCTCGCGGTGGCGATGGACATGGCGGTGGCCTACCTCGGCGCCGAGCGGATGAACCATCCCTTCCGCGTGATCGAGAGCGTCCTCCTCCGCATCAAGCACCCGGACGCGATCTGCACCATCGGCGACGCGCGCTGA